The Acutalibacter muris genomic sequence CAGCGGTAAGCGCCGAGCTCTTCGCCCAGGCAAATAACCTGAAGGAGCAGACCAACCGGTTCAGGCTGAGGGGATAAGCGGGCTCTGCCCCTGGTCGCTGAAGGCTTTAAACGCAATAGAGAGATTAAGGGCACCCAGCAGTGGGTGCCCTTTGTGTGTACTCTAAACTCGTTTATAAAATCTTTCAAAAATCTTTATAAAAGGGGTGGAAAAAACGGAAAAGCTGTGATATAATACTAGCTTGTGATAACAAATTGAAATGACGGAAAGAGGAGGTAAAAGCTGTGATTTTTGGCAGGCATATGAACAGGTACTACTTACGCTTCGCCCCGGTGCTGCTTATGGGGCTTCTGGCCCTTGTGGCTGTGGACTATTTCCAGCTGGTGATACCGAACCTGTACCAGATGGTCATAAACGGTATAAACCAGGGCTATGTGGAGGTAGACGGACAGACGCTGCCCTTTGACATGGACTTCCTGCTGGACAGGGTGTGTATGCCCATGGTGGGCGTTATCTTGGTGATAGTGGCCGGGCGCTTCTTTTGGCGGCTCTGTTTTATGGGCAGCGCCATTCGCCTTGAGACGGACCTTAGAGACAGGATGTTTGATAACTGCAAGAACCTATCCCGAGAGTTCTACCAGGAAAACAAGGTGGGCAACCTCATGAGCCTTTTTACCAATGACCTGGACACCGTGCAGGACTGCTTCGGCTGGGGCGTGCTGATGTTCTTCGACGCGCTGTTTATGGGCGGCATGGCCATTGTGAAGATGTGGGGCATGAATCCGCTGTTAACCGTGCTGTCCATGATACCGATGGCGTTTCTGCTGTGCTGCGCCACCATAATCGGGCGCAAGATGATGAAGCGCTGGGAGATACGCCAGGAGGCCTTTTCAAAGCTTTCCGACTTCTCTCAGGAGAGCTTTTCCGGCATAGCCGTCATTAAGGCCTTCGTGAAGGAGGCCAAGGAGCTCTTGGCCTTCAAGGACCTCAATAAGGAAAATGAGGTGGCCAACATCAACCACACCAAAATATCCGTGCTCTTTAGGATTTTCGTCTCCCTCTTTATTGAGAGCGTGGTCTGCGTTATTCTGGGTTACGGCGGATATCTGGTTTATTCCGGCATATTCAACGCCGGGCAGCTGGTGGAGTTTATCGGCTACTTTAACGCGGTGATATGGCCCATCATGGCCGTGGGCGAGCTTATCGACATGACCTCCCGGGGCCAGGCCAGCATGAACCGGGTCAGCGAGCTTCTGGACGCGGCCCCTACCGTGGTGGACAGGCCCGGGGCAGAGCCCATAGAGCGTGTCAAGGGTGGCATTGAGTTTCGGAACCTTACCTTCCGCTATCCCGACGGTGAGTACGACGCGCTGGAGAACATCAGCTTCAAGATAGAGCCCGGAGAGAACGTGGGCCTTGTGGGCAAGACTGGCTCGGGCAAGACTACTCTCGTTGACCTTATCCTCCGCACCTATAACGTGCCCGACGGCACGCTGCTTATTGACGGCAAGGACGTGAATGACATCACCATCCGCTCCCTCCGGGACGGCTGCTCCTATGTGCCCCAGGACAACTTCCTGTTCTCGGACACTATCGAGCGCAACATCGCCTTCGGCGTGGAGGACTATGATGACAAGACCATAACCCAGTACGCCAAATTGGCGGACGTGGCCAACGACATAAAGAAGTTCCAGCACGGCTATCACACGGTGCTGGGTGAGCGGGGCGTGACGGTCTCCGGCGGACAGAAGCAGCGTATCTCCATCGCCCGGGCCCTTATGAAGAACGCGCCTATACTTATTCTGGACGACTCCGTGTCGGCGGTGGACACCAAGACCGAGCGTTCCATTCTGCAAAACCTCCGGGAGACCCGGGCGGGCAAGACCACCATACTTATCGCCCACCGCATCTCCACCATCGAGCAGATGGACAAGGTGCTCTTTATCGACGAAGGCAAGCTGGTGGCCGCGGGCACCCATGAGGAACTCTACCGCACCTGCCCCGAGTACACAAAGATGGTAGATTTGCAGAAGCTTGACGAGGAAGGAGCTGAACATCATAATGCGTGAATATCTTCCTGTACTGATAGTGGGCGGCATAATCGGTATGTTCGCCCTGGTGTTCCTTATCGCGTACTTAGTGGCAAGGCGCAAAAACGTCCTTGAGAACCGGGAGCGGAATATGCCAGACTCCGAGATAATCCGGCGGCTTCTGGCCTACGCGAAGCCCTATAAGTGGCAGTTTGTACTGGTTTTCTTCGTAATGCTGCTGTCCATCGGATATGAGGTCATATCGCCTCTTCTGGTGGGCCATATCGAGGAGACCGTGGTGGGGGATTTTGAGATGTCCTATCTGCTGACGGTTGTGGGCGGCTATGTGGGCATACTCTTAGTATCCCTGGTGTGTACCTATATCCAGGCCATGGTCCTGCAAAAGGTGGGCCAGAAGATACTCTCCGCTATGCGTGAGGACGTGTTCACACATATAGAGAGCCTTAGCCACGCCCAGCTTAACGACATCCCTGTGGGCAAGCTGGTCACGAGGGTCAGCAACGACCCCAACGCCATCTCCTTCATGTTCACCAACATCATCGTGACCCTTGCAAAGAACGTGATGGTGATATTCGGTGTGCTGGCGGCCATGCTAATGCTTAACTATATGCTGACCCTGATGGTGCTCTGCTTTGTGCCTTTCGTGGTGCTCTTTACCATCATATTCAGAAAGTTCTCCCGCTCGGTGCACCTGAGAGTGAACGACGCCACCACCGACCTTAACACCTACCTTTCGGAGAACCTCTCGGGTATCAAGATAACCCAGATATTCAACCAGGAGCAGCGCAAGATGTCCGACTTTTTACAGCGCTCCCGGACCCTGCAAAGGGCCAAGCGCAGCCGTATGTTCGTCTTCGGCATCTTCCAGCCAATGGTCTATATGCTCTATATCTCCTCGGTGCTTTGCCTTCTGTACCTTGGGGGCAAGGGCTATATCGGTAACTGGACGGTCTTCGGACAGACGGTGTCCAGCGGCATTATCGTATCCTTCTATATGTATATCTCCAAGTTCTTCAACCCCATCCAGCAGCTGGCCGAGCAGTTTGATATGCTCCAGCGCTCCTTCGCGGCGGCTGAAAAGATATTCACCGTCATGGACATGGTGCCAGAGGTGGTGGACACACCGAACGCCCGGGAGCTGACGGACATCAAGGGGGAGATAGAGTTCAAGGACGTATGGTTTGCCTATAACCCCGGCGAGTGGGTCTTAAAGGGCGTTAGCTTCCATATCAGTCCAAGGCAGACTGTGGCCTTTGTGGGCTCCACGGGCTCGGGCAAGTCCACCATACTGTCCCTTATATGCCGCAACTACGACATACAGAAGGGGCAGATACTGATAGACGGTGTGGACATAAAGGATATAAAGATAGCGTCCCTCAGAAAGCACTTCGGCCAGATGCTCCAGGACGTGTTCCTGTTCTCGGGCAGCATTAGGAGCAATATCGTCCTACGGGAGGAGTTCCCAGAGGAGGACGTCAAAAAGGCCTGCGAGTATGTGAACGCCGACAAGTTCATCTACCGCTTAGACAACGGCCTTGACGAGGTGGTGCGCGAGCGGGGCAACAACTTCTCGGCGGGCCAGCGGCAGCTGCTGAGCTTTGCCAGGACCCTCCTCCATAAGCCGGCGGTGATGATACTGGACGAAGCCACTGCCAATATCGATACGGAGACGGAACTGCTTATTCAGGATTCCTTGGAGAAGATGAAGAATATTGGCACCATGCTGATAGTGGCTCACAGGCTTTCCACTATCCAGCACGCGGACAATATCATACTCCTGTCCCACGGCGAGATTCTGGAGCAGGGCACCCACCAGGAGCTGCTAAAGCAGAAGGGCCGGTACTATAACCTCTACACCTTGCAGTACAATAAGGAGCAGCTCCAGAGGGCGTAACAAGGATCAAAAAAAGAAGGGGGTGAGCGAAAGCTCATCCCCCCTTTAAATTACTTCTTTTCCTTCGGCATACTCTTCCCCAGCAGCGCCAACCCAATGGCCACCAGCGGGTTTATCCATCCAAAGAACGTAAACGGCCCATACTGCCAGGCCGAAACCCCCAGCATACCCTCGGTGAACCCGGCCCCGGTGCTGTAGGGCACAATCCCCCCGAACACCGTACCCGCGTCCTCAAGGGCGCGGCTGAGATTCTTAGGAGCCAGCTCATACTTCTTATAGAGGGGCCTAAACAGCCGCCCAGTCATAATGATAGCCACATACTGCTGGCCGGTGCCAATAAGTACGCCCCAGGCGGTGAGGATGGTAGCCACTACCAGCCCGCGCTCGGACTTGACGTGTGCCAGCACCTTCTCCACCAGGGAGGTGGCCATGCCCGTGCGCTCGAAGATACCGGCGAAGCTCAAGGCTATGACCATCAGCGCCACAGTGCGCATCATGCTCATAATGCCGCCCCGGTTCAAAAGCGTGTCCACTGTATCGACGCCGGTGGAGGCTGAAAAGCCGTTCATGACCCCCTGGAGCAGGGAGCCAAACTCCGCCCCCTGAATAAACAGCGCCGACAGGAACCCCAAAAGCGCCGCCCCCAAAAGTCCCGGCAGGGCCGGTATCCGCAGCACCACCATTATGAGCACCAGCACCGGCGGCAGAAGCAGGAGAGGGTTAATGACGAAGTTTGCTTTAAGGGTATCAAGGGTCAGCTGCACCTGGGAGCTGTCTGCGGCGCCGCCGCCGAAGACAAAGCCCAATATGCCGTATATGACGATGCAGATGACATATGTAGGGGTGGTGGTGAACATCATATGCCGGATATGGTCAAAGACGTTGGTGTCGGACACAGAGGGGGCAAGGTTGGTGGTGTCCGAAAGAGGGGACATCTTGTCCCCAAAGTAGGCCCCGGAGACAATGGCCCCCACGGTTATGGCGGAGGGTATGCCGATGGCCTCGCCCACGCCGAACAGGGCCACCCCCACTGTGCCTATGGTGGACAACGAGCTGCCGATGGCCAAAGACACCAGGGAACAGAGCAGTAAAGCCGTCACCAGGAAGAACCGGGGCGAGATTATCTGTAAGCCATAGTAGACCATGGTGGGGATAATGCCCCCGGCCATCCAGGCGGCTATGAGTATGCCGATGGACATGATGATGAGCAGGGCGGGGAGAGCGGGGGCTATTGCCCCCTGTATTCCCTCCAGCATGTCCTGCCAGGAGAAGCGGTGCAGGGCCCCGACGGCGGCGGCAAAGACAGCCGCCAGCAGCAGGGGCACGTGGGGGGCGCTGCCCAGTACGGCGGTGAAGGACACCACCAGGGCGATGAGCACCCCGAAGGTCAGAAGGGACAGCCAGAAGCCTACTGGCCTTGATACGCTGTTTTTTGTGTTCAACTCAAATTCCTCCTCAAAAGCTAAAGTATACTAATTTAGTATACCATAGCCTTCCCTTGCAGTCAACAGAATTATATGCCCAATTCCTCGGACATTTATTAGCAGTTTCGCATAGAAACACCCGGGGGTTTTTCGGTAATTTTACATATTGAGATTTTTTACTTATTGTTATATAATTTATTTCCCTGCCCTCAAAAGGGAGCAGGGCCCGCAGCGGCTGGCGGGACGTCATCAGGAAAGCTCTTTAAACTCAGGAATCTGAAAGGAGTGTTCTGTATGATTGAAGTAAAGGACCTGAAAAAGACCTTCAGGGTCGCCCGGCGTGAGGGAGGCTTCGGCGAGGCCGTAAAGGCCCTGTTCCACCGGGAGTACGAGGAGATACACGCCCTGGACGGCGTAAGCTTCTCCATCGCCGACGGCGAGATGGTGGGCTATATCGGCCCCAACGGCGCGGGCAAGTCCAGCACCATCAAGGTGCTAAGCGGCATTCTGACCCCGGACAGCGGCAA encodes the following:
- a CDS encoding ABC transporter ATP-binding protein, producing the protein MNRYYLRFAPVLLMGLLALVAVDYFQLVIPNLYQMVINGINQGYVEVDGQTLPFDMDFLLDRVCMPMVGVILVIVAGRFFWRLCFMGSAIRLETDLRDRMFDNCKNLSREFYQENKVGNLMSLFTNDLDTVQDCFGWGVLMFFDALFMGGMAIVKMWGMNPLLTVLSMIPMAFLLCCATIIGRKMMKRWEIRQEAFSKLSDFSQESFSGIAVIKAFVKEAKELLAFKDLNKENEVANINHTKISVLFRIFVSLFIESVVCVILGYGGYLVYSGIFNAGQLVEFIGYFNAVIWPIMAVGELIDMTSRGQASMNRVSELLDAAPTVVDRPGAEPIERVKGGIEFRNLTFRYPDGEYDALENISFKIEPGENVGLVGKTGSGKTTLVDLILRTYNVPDGTLLIDGKDVNDITIRSLRDGCSYVPQDNFLFSDTIERNIAFGVEDYDDKTITQYAKLADVANDIKKFQHGYHTVLGERGVTVSGGQKQRISIARALMKNAPILILDDSVSAVDTKTERSILQNLRETRAGKTTILIAHRISTIEQMDKVLFIDEGKLVAAGTHEELYRTCPEYTKMVDLQKLDEEGAEHHNA
- a CDS encoding ABC transporter ATP-binding protein, whose protein sequence is MREYLPVLIVGGIIGMFALVFLIAYLVARRKNVLENRERNMPDSEIIRRLLAYAKPYKWQFVLVFFVMLLSIGYEVISPLLVGHIEETVVGDFEMSYLLTVVGGYVGILLVSLVCTYIQAMVLQKVGQKILSAMREDVFTHIESLSHAQLNDIPVGKLVTRVSNDPNAISFMFTNIIVTLAKNVMVIFGVLAAMLMLNYMLTLMVLCFVPFVVLFTIIFRKFSRSVHLRVNDATTDLNTYLSENLSGIKITQIFNQEQRKMSDFLQRSRTLQRAKRSRMFVFGIFQPMVYMLYISSVLCLLYLGGKGYIGNWTVFGQTVSSGIIVSFYMYISKFFNPIQQLAEQFDMLQRSFAAAEKIFTVMDMVPEVVDTPNARELTDIKGEIEFKDVWFAYNPGEWVLKGVSFHISPRQTVAFVGSTGSGKSTILSLICRNYDIQKGQILIDGVDIKDIKIASLRKHFGQMLQDVFLFSGSIRSNIVLREEFPEEDVKKACEYVNADKFIYRLDNGLDEVVRERGNNFSAGQRQLLSFARTLLHKPAVMILDEATANIDTETELLIQDSLEKMKNIGTMLIVAHRLSTIQHADNIILLSHGEILEQGTHQELLKQKGRYYNLYTLQYNKEQLQRA
- the nhaC gene encoding Na+/H+ antiporter NhaC; its protein translation is MNTKNSVSRPVGFWLSLLTFGVLIALVVSFTAVLGSAPHVPLLLAAVFAAAVGALHRFSWQDMLEGIQGAIAPALPALLIIMSIGILIAAWMAGGIIPTMVYYGLQIISPRFFLVTALLLCSLVSLAIGSSLSTIGTVGVALFGVGEAIGIPSAITVGAIVSGAYFGDKMSPLSDTTNLAPSVSDTNVFDHIRHMMFTTTPTYVICIVIYGILGFVFGGGAADSSQVQLTLDTLKANFVINPLLLLPPVLVLIMVVLRIPALPGLLGAALLGFLSALFIQGAEFGSLLQGVMNGFSASTGVDTVDTLLNRGGIMSMMRTVALMVIALSFAGIFERTGMATSLVEKVLAHVKSERGLVVATILTAWGVLIGTGQQYVAIIMTGRLFRPLYKKYELAPKNLSRALEDAGTVFGGIVPYSTGAGFTEGMLGVSAWQYGPFTFFGWINPLVAIGLALLGKSMPKEKK